One region of Thunnus albacares chromosome 8, fThuAlb1.1, whole genome shotgun sequence genomic DNA includes:
- the si:dkey-260g12.1 gene encoding tumor necrosis factor receptor superfamily member 14 isoform X2 — MVFVLYRTTSNLSTMLTFSHFFLRKMGLVQYCVTLLMLSAQLVFTVPLTEKTEYCPMGGRQCIRCPAGEYQKSCTECEPCSTGWYTSTMNCEDSCHPCFKDCRPDYHLKVIKNCTGTSDLQCVCEDGFECAENVTLSANCKHCVKITVKTTTAAVIPVEDKQTPSSASSGHSSTSAGPCLYPKCNPQHVTLARNGTHREQSYSSLRAAILCPVVAMGCIAFVILICFRRTGDETYFKHGIAKLCNRGGKNASYKSKESTHQFPRDSFSAKQQPSSLSAANLGPVHVHNPGTVIFSLLSQFTGQVGPTIEAGKTAERVSNEEEDDRACPVYHPTSSPGIHLSEEERSGDVDSFIFPSQEQGKDCHVSKEEAL; from the exons ATGGTGTTTGTACTGTACCGGACCACTTCAAATCTGTCAACCATgttaacattttctcacttttttctcCGTAAGATGGGACTTGTGCAATACTGTGTAACTCTCCTGATGTTATCTGCACAATTGGTGTTCACCGTGCCGCTG acagaaaagacagagtATTGTCCAATGGGTGGCAGACAGTGTATAAGGTGCCCTGCAG GTGAGTATCAGAAATCATGTACAGAGTGTGAACCGTGTTCTACTGGATGGTACACATCTACCATGAACTGTGAAGACAGCTGCCACCCCTGCTTCAAAGACTGCAGACCAG ATTACCATTTGAAGGTGATTAAGAACTGCACAGGCACGTCTGATCTCCAGTGCGTCTGTGAGGATGGCTTTGAATGCGCTGAAAATGTCACGCTCTCAGCCAACTGCAAGCACTGTGTCAAGATCACAGTCAAAACCACAACTG CAGCCGTAATCCCGGTCGAAGATAAACAGACACCTTCCTCAGCTTCCTCAGGGCATAGCAGCACTTCCGCCGGACCCTGCTTATATCCCAA ATGCAACCCTCAGCATGTCACATTGGCAAGAAACGGCACACACAGAG AACAGAGTTACAGCAGTCTGCGGGCAGCCATCTTGTGTCCAGTGGTTGCTATGGGATGCATTGCCTTTGTGATCCTGATCTGTTTCCGTCGTACCGGGGATGAAACATACTTCAAGCATG GTATCGCAAAGCTGTGCAACAGG gGGGGTAAAAATGCTTCTTACAAGTCGAAGGAGTCAACTCATCAGTTCCCCAGAGACTCATTCAGTGCAAAGCAGCAGCCATCGTCCCTTTCAGCAGCCAATCTAG GTCCAGTTCATGTACACAACCCGGGGACGGTCATCTTCAGCTTGCTCAGTCAGTTTACAGGCCAAGTTGGCCCGACAATTGAGGCGGGTAAGACAGCTGAGAGAGTGAgcaatgaagaagaagatgacaGAGCCTGTCCTGTTTATCATCCCACATCCTCACCTGGCATTCACCTctctgaggaggagagaagcGGAGATGTTGACAGCTTTATCTTTCCCTCCCAGGAGCAGGGGAAGGACTGTCACGTGTCCAAAGAGGAGGCGCTATGA
- the si:dkey-260g12.1 gene encoding tumor necrosis factor receptor superfamily member 14 isoform X1 gives MVFVLYRTTSNLSTMLTFSHFFLRKMGLVQYCVTLLMLSAQLVFTVPLTEKTEYCPMGGRQCIRCPAGEYQKSCTECEPCSTGWYTSTMNCEDSCHPCFKDCRPDYHLKVIKNCTGTSDLQCVCEDGFECAENVTLSANCKHCVKITVKTTTVAAVIPVEDKQTPSSASSGHSSTSAGPCLYPKCNPQHVTLARNGTHREQSYSSLRAAILCPVVAMGCIAFVILICFRRTGDETYFKHGIAKLCNRGGKNASYKSKESTHQFPRDSFSAKQQPSSLSAANLGPVHVHNPGTVIFSLLSQFTGQVGPTIEAGKTAERVSNEEEDDRACPVYHPTSSPGIHLSEEERSGDVDSFIFPSQEQGKDCHVSKEEAL, from the exons ATGGTGTTTGTACTGTACCGGACCACTTCAAATCTGTCAACCATgttaacattttctcacttttttctcCGTAAGATGGGACTTGTGCAATACTGTGTAACTCTCCTGATGTTATCTGCACAATTGGTGTTCACCGTGCCGCTG acagaaaagacagagtATTGTCCAATGGGTGGCAGACAGTGTATAAGGTGCCCTGCAG GTGAGTATCAGAAATCATGTACAGAGTGTGAACCGTGTTCTACTGGATGGTACACATCTACCATGAACTGTGAAGACAGCTGCCACCCCTGCTTCAAAGACTGCAGACCAG ATTACCATTTGAAGGTGATTAAGAACTGCACAGGCACGTCTGATCTCCAGTGCGTCTGTGAGGATGGCTTTGAATGCGCTGAAAATGTCACGCTCTCAGCCAACTGCAAGCACTGTGTCAAGATCACAGTCAAAACCACAACTG TAGCAGCCGTAATCCCGGTCGAAGATAAACAGACACCTTCCTCAGCTTCCTCAGGGCATAGCAGCACTTCCGCCGGACCCTGCTTATATCCCAA ATGCAACCCTCAGCATGTCACATTGGCAAGAAACGGCACACACAGAG AACAGAGTTACAGCAGTCTGCGGGCAGCCATCTTGTGTCCAGTGGTTGCTATGGGATGCATTGCCTTTGTGATCCTGATCTGTTTCCGTCGTACCGGGGATGAAACATACTTCAAGCATG GTATCGCAAAGCTGTGCAACAGG gGGGGTAAAAATGCTTCTTACAAGTCGAAGGAGTCAACTCATCAGTTCCCCAGAGACTCATTCAGTGCAAAGCAGCAGCCATCGTCCCTTTCAGCAGCCAATCTAG GTCCAGTTCATGTACACAACCCGGGGACGGTCATCTTCAGCTTGCTCAGTCAGTTTACAGGCCAAGTTGGCCCGACAATTGAGGCGGGTAAGACAGCTGAGAGAGTGAgcaatgaagaagaagatgacaGAGCCTGTCCTGTTTATCATCCCACATCCTCACCTGGCATTCACCTctctgaggaggagagaagcGGAGATGTTGACAGCTTTATCTTTCCCTCCCAGGAGCAGGGGAAGGACTGTCACGTGTCCAAAGAGGAGGCGCTATGA
- the si:dkey-260g12.1 gene encoding tumor necrosis factor receptor superfamily member 14 isoform X4, translating into MGLVQYCVTLLMLSAQLVFTVPLTEKTEYCPMGGRQCIRCPAGEYQKSCTECEPCSTGWYTSTMNCEDSCHPCFKDCRPDYHLKVIKNCTGTSDLQCVCEDGFECAENVTLSANCKHCVKITVKTTTAAVIPVEDKQTPSSASSGHSSTSAGPCLYPKCNPQHVTLARNGTHREQSYSSLRAAILCPVVAMGCIAFVILICFRRTGDETYFKHGIAKLCNRGGKNASYKSKESTHQFPRDSFSAKQQPSSLSAANLGPVHVHNPGTVIFSLLSQFTGQVGPTIEAGKTAERVSNEEEDDRACPVYHPTSSPGIHLSEEERSGDVDSFIFPSQEQGKDCHVSKEEAL; encoded by the exons ATGGGACTTGTGCAATACTGTGTAACTCTCCTGATGTTATCTGCACAATTGGTGTTCACCGTGCCGCTG acagaaaagacagagtATTGTCCAATGGGTGGCAGACAGTGTATAAGGTGCCCTGCAG GTGAGTATCAGAAATCATGTACAGAGTGTGAACCGTGTTCTACTGGATGGTACACATCTACCATGAACTGTGAAGACAGCTGCCACCCCTGCTTCAAAGACTGCAGACCAG ATTACCATTTGAAGGTGATTAAGAACTGCACAGGCACGTCTGATCTCCAGTGCGTCTGTGAGGATGGCTTTGAATGCGCTGAAAATGTCACGCTCTCAGCCAACTGCAAGCACTGTGTCAAGATCACAGTCAAAACCACAACTG CAGCCGTAATCCCGGTCGAAGATAAACAGACACCTTCCTCAGCTTCCTCAGGGCATAGCAGCACTTCCGCCGGACCCTGCTTATATCCCAA ATGCAACCCTCAGCATGTCACATTGGCAAGAAACGGCACACACAGAG AACAGAGTTACAGCAGTCTGCGGGCAGCCATCTTGTGTCCAGTGGTTGCTATGGGATGCATTGCCTTTGTGATCCTGATCTGTTTCCGTCGTACCGGGGATGAAACATACTTCAAGCATG GTATCGCAAAGCTGTGCAACAGG gGGGGTAAAAATGCTTCTTACAAGTCGAAGGAGTCAACTCATCAGTTCCCCAGAGACTCATTCAGTGCAAAGCAGCAGCCATCGTCCCTTTCAGCAGCCAATCTAG GTCCAGTTCATGTACACAACCCGGGGACGGTCATCTTCAGCTTGCTCAGTCAGTTTACAGGCCAAGTTGGCCCGACAATTGAGGCGGGTAAGACAGCTGAGAGAGTGAgcaatgaagaagaagatgacaGAGCCTGTCCTGTTTATCATCCCACATCCTCACCTGGCATTCACCTctctgaggaggagagaagcGGAGATGTTGACAGCTTTATCTTTCCCTCCCAGGAGCAGGGGAAGGACTGTCACGTGTCCAAAGAGGAGGCGCTATGA
- the si:dkey-260g12.1 gene encoding tumor necrosis factor receptor superfamily member 14 isoform X3: protein MGLVQYCVTLLMLSAQLVFTVPLTEKTEYCPMGGRQCIRCPAGEYQKSCTECEPCSTGWYTSTMNCEDSCHPCFKDCRPDYHLKVIKNCTGTSDLQCVCEDGFECAENVTLSANCKHCVKITVKTTTVAAVIPVEDKQTPSSASSGHSSTSAGPCLYPKCNPQHVTLARNGTHREQSYSSLRAAILCPVVAMGCIAFVILICFRRTGDETYFKHGIAKLCNRGGKNASYKSKESTHQFPRDSFSAKQQPSSLSAANLGPVHVHNPGTVIFSLLSQFTGQVGPTIEAGKTAERVSNEEEDDRACPVYHPTSSPGIHLSEEERSGDVDSFIFPSQEQGKDCHVSKEEAL from the exons ATGGGACTTGTGCAATACTGTGTAACTCTCCTGATGTTATCTGCACAATTGGTGTTCACCGTGCCGCTG acagaaaagacagagtATTGTCCAATGGGTGGCAGACAGTGTATAAGGTGCCCTGCAG GTGAGTATCAGAAATCATGTACAGAGTGTGAACCGTGTTCTACTGGATGGTACACATCTACCATGAACTGTGAAGACAGCTGCCACCCCTGCTTCAAAGACTGCAGACCAG ATTACCATTTGAAGGTGATTAAGAACTGCACAGGCACGTCTGATCTCCAGTGCGTCTGTGAGGATGGCTTTGAATGCGCTGAAAATGTCACGCTCTCAGCCAACTGCAAGCACTGTGTCAAGATCACAGTCAAAACCACAACTG TAGCAGCCGTAATCCCGGTCGAAGATAAACAGACACCTTCCTCAGCTTCCTCAGGGCATAGCAGCACTTCCGCCGGACCCTGCTTATATCCCAA ATGCAACCCTCAGCATGTCACATTGGCAAGAAACGGCACACACAGAG AACAGAGTTACAGCAGTCTGCGGGCAGCCATCTTGTGTCCAGTGGTTGCTATGGGATGCATTGCCTTTGTGATCCTGATCTGTTTCCGTCGTACCGGGGATGAAACATACTTCAAGCATG GTATCGCAAAGCTGTGCAACAGG gGGGGTAAAAATGCTTCTTACAAGTCGAAGGAGTCAACTCATCAGTTCCCCAGAGACTCATTCAGTGCAAAGCAGCAGCCATCGTCCCTTTCAGCAGCCAATCTAG GTCCAGTTCATGTACACAACCCGGGGACGGTCATCTTCAGCTTGCTCAGTCAGTTTACAGGCCAAGTTGGCCCGACAATTGAGGCGGGTAAGACAGCTGAGAGAGTGAgcaatgaagaagaagatgacaGAGCCTGTCCTGTTTATCATCCCACATCCTCACCTGGCATTCACCTctctgaggaggagagaagcGGAGATGTTGACAGCTTTATCTTTCCCTCCCAGGAGCAGGGGAAGGACTGTCACGTGTCCAAAGAGGAGGCGCTATGA